The Anastrepha ludens isolate Willacy chromosome 2, idAnaLude1.1, whole genome shotgun sequence genome contains a region encoding:
- the LOC128855417 gene encoding signal transducer and activator of transcription C-like, giving the protein MLAMPTLMMPATAQMTISSQPLSVGAPHAKPYETKLLTIHQSHMQQTHHQNNAVVAVSKQQQQQAQQQAAAAQQMSANQQAVVQQQQQQQQQQAAQVAHQQQQAAVVAQQQQQQAAAAAVAQHHQQQAAAAAAAAACVAQQQACVAVQQQQQQQQYQIHSQQQSPQQVMSSSSPKQGKSKSRSGVSVEGGENFTKFTQGNAKGLY; this is encoded by the coding sequence ATGTTGGCGATGCCGACTCTCATGATGCCAGCCACTGCACAAATGACGATTAGTAGCCAACCGTTGTCGGTGGGTGCGCCGCATGCCAAGCCCTATGAAACCAAACTATTGACAATCCATCAATCGCATATGCAGCAGACGCATCATCAGAATAATGCTGTTGTCGCTGTCAgcaagcaacagcagcagcaggcaCAACAACAAGCTGCTGCCGCTCAGCAAATGTCAGCCAATCAACAGGCCGTtgtacagcagcaacaacaacagcaacagcagcaggccGCACAAGTGGCacatcagcaacaacaagcaGCTGTTGtggcacaacaacagcaacaacaagctgctgctgctgcagtaGCCCAACATCATCAGCAACAAGCCGCAGCCGCTGCTGCAGCAGCTGCTTGTGTTGCACAGCAACAGGCATGTGTAgcagtgcaacaacaacaacagcaacagcaatatcAGATACATTCGCAACAACAATCGCCGCAGCAGGTGATGAGTAGCAGCTCGCCAAAGCAAGGTAAGAGTAAGTCAAGAAGTGGGGTGAGTGTAGAAGGGggtgaaaattttacaaaatttacgcAAGGCAATGCGAAAGGGTTGTACTAA